In Patescibacteria group bacterium, the following proteins share a genomic window:
- the rpsI gene encoding 30S ribosomal protein S9, whose translation MGLGRRKRSVARVWLYDEKGDITVNDKPIGDFFTKDADKLLWQKPFHIVGVSHPAAKFSGSIKVRGGGKTGFIDAVVLGISRALLVYNEEFRAKLRVAGLLTRDSREVESKKVFLRKARKAPQYSKR comes from the coding sequence ATGGGGTTGGGTCGCAGAAAAAGATCCGTTGCTAGGGTTTGGTTGTATGATGAAAAAGGCGATATTACGGTTAATGACAAACCTATTGGCGATTTTTTTACTAAAGACGCCGACAAGCTGTTGTGGCAAAAACCTTTTCATATTGTGGGAGTTTCTCACCCCGCAGCCAAATTTTCGGGGTCAATAAAGGTTAGAGGTGGCGGAAAAACTGGATTTATTGACGCTGTAGTATTGGGAATTTCTCGGGCATTACTGGTCTACAACGAAGAATTTAGGGCAAAATTGCGAGTTGCAGGTTTACTAACCCGAGATTCCAGAGAAGTCGAAAGCAAAAAGGTTTTTTTACGCAAGGCTCGAAAGGCTCCGCAATACTCCAAGAGATAA
- a CDS encoding L,D-transpeptidase, protein MRFKLLLSLLIVATLLLAFFKLTRNLQNPLSLTKLTGMYDTSQIMGVFHGVKVSTPRLATSQPTTTVLGATSSDKRLEIDLTNQRIYAYEGEEKVYDFLISSGKWGRTPTGEFTIWIKLRYTLMAGGSKALHTYYYLPNVPYTMYFYNNEVPKERGYGIHGTYWHSNFGHPMSHGCINMKTEEVEQLFYWANPELKEGEWGTRATPENPGTKVIIYGEAPAE, encoded by the coding sequence ATGCGGTTTAAACTTTTACTTTCTCTATTAATTGTTGCTACTCTCCTCTTGGCGTTTTTTAAACTTACTAGAAACTTGCAAAATCCTCTTTCCTTGACAAAATTAACTGGGATGTACGATACCTCTCAAATAATGGGGGTTTTTCATGGGGTTAAAGTCTCAACGCCTCGTCTAGCAACATCCCAACCCACCACAACTGTACTTGGCGCGACAAGTTCCGATAAAAGACTAGAAATAGATCTTACGAATCAAAGGATTTATGCCTACGAAGGAGAAGAGAAGGTTTACGATTTTTTAATTTCGTCAGGAAAGTGGGGAAGGACCCCAACTGGGGAATTTACTATTTGGATTAAGCTTAGATATACTCTTATGGCAGGTGGCTCCAAGGCCTTGCATACCTATTACTATCTACCGAATGTTCCCTACACGATGTATTTTTACAATAATGAGGTGCCAAAAGAGAGAGGATACGGAATTCACGGAACCTATTGGCATAGCAACTTTGGTCATCCTATGAGTCATGGGTGTATTAATATGAAGACAGAAGAAGTAGAGCAATTGTTTTATTGGGCAAACCCAGAACTAAAAGAAGGAGAATGGGGAACAAGAGCAACCCCAGAAAACCCTGGGACAAAAGTAATCATTTACGGCGAGGCACCTGCGGAATAG